A region of the Sphaerodactylus townsendi isolate TG3544 linkage group LG15, MPM_Stown_v2.3, whole genome shotgun sequence genome:
ctccagataaggtgtactctaatctggaggaaccaagtttgattccccactcctccatctgagtggcagaggcttatctggtaaaccagatgtgtttccacactcctgcattccagctgggtgaccttgggcttctgaGTGAAAGCCTTTTGGTTGAGCTCcacagctctgccgcttgagctgtggaggcttatctggggaattcagagtaacATGTACacaccaacacacgccagctgggtgaccttgggctagtcacagttcttctgagctctctcagccccacctacctcacagggtgtttgttgagaggggggggaagggaaagcccctttgagtctcctacaggagagaaagggggcatataaatccaactcttcttcttcttcttcttctactactactacttctacttctacttctacttcttcttctaaacatggATAGGATAGGACTGTAGGTTACACTTATGCAAATGACAGTGCAGCTTCTTGCAAGGAGAGGGTAGAGGGCATTAGCATGAGCCAGCTGGTCCCTACAGGTAGGTGTGTGAaatgaggggggcagggggcttaCCAGGGCTCACAAGAGCACCATTGAATATAATGGAACATACTTCTATGTCAACATGGATAAGATAGTACTGTGAGCTGCATTTAGGAGTTGCATTTAGGACAGTGTAGTTTCTTGTAATGAGGGGATAGAGGGCATTAGCATGAACCACCTGGACCCTATAGGTCAGTGTGTGAAGTGAAGGGTAGGGGCTTACTGAAGCTCACAACACTGTTGAATataatggaacttacttctgtgTTAACATAGATAGGATTGTATTGTGGGGTTATGCCTAGGGATATGACAGTGTATCTTCTTGTAAAGAGGGGCTAAAGGGCATTAGCATGAATCACCTGAGCCCTGCAGGTAGGTGTATGAAGAGAAGGGTGGGGGCTTGCTGAAACTCACAGAGGGCTTGCCCCAAACCCATTTCCTTTTCCCAGACTTAGAGCAAGATAGATGAACACTAGTATTGGTTCTTGAATGAACACCAGGGGTTTAAGGGAAGAGATAAAGTTGAGGATATAACTTGCTGGGATTTGGAGAAATAAAAGATTATGATTGAAGCCCAGAAAACGAATACCTAATACCCACagaaagctagggttgccaaactccaggcagggtctggagatcccgcagaattaaaactgatctccagatgatgcaGAGATCAGAtttcctgggggaaaaatggctatgttggaggatggacttgatgacattttaccttcctgaggtccctcccctttgctatgcccctccctcctgggctccacccacaaatcttcaCGAATTTCTCAACCAGGAGATGGCAACTCTACCAGAAGCCCTGGTTATGAACCTTGTAGTGTGAGAACAGGCTGCAGTACCTTAGTTGGGATGGATATGTCTTTCATACACCTACTTCCTACTGTCCTGGCTGAGTCTTGGTTCATCTTTAACCTGTTGTTGTTtcatttgtagtctgcctttcttgcacGGACTCAAAGTGGAGTCCCAAAGTTTAAAGCAAGGCTATAAAATAAACAAGAAACTGTgggtcattctgcacatgcagagtaatgcattttcaaactgctttcactgctctttgaagctgtgcggaatagcaaaatccacttgcaaacagttgtgaaagtggtttgaaaacgcattattttgcatgtgcggaaggggcctgggacacaaccctcatcccctgccagatacTTGGAAAGCCTACTACTTTGGGAAACCCTTTGAATGCTAGTTTGAGTTTCCTGAAGCAATGGAGGGGTATGAATGCAATCcacctgtttttctctttttctcaacaGGTGGCTGTGTGCAGCCAGGAAACCCATTGTCCCCACGGGTTCTTCTGTGACCACCATTTTGGGCTCTGCCTAACCCTCCGAGAAGAAGGGGAGTACTGCCGTCGGGATGCCCACTGCGCCAGGGGCTTGAGCTGCATGTTTGGCAAATGCCACACAACTGTGCCAGGTGGACAGGAAGGTATGGCAAGGAAAGGCAGGCCGCTCTCTCTGACCTTAGGGCAGGAATTGCATGTTTTCCATTCAGGATCTGAATCAGGGTTTAATTTGAAGTAATTGCTCCCTCCTGGGGCACGTGCAGGAAGCGAGCATGCTTGCATGCATGCCAGGAATATGTTCTTGGACAATTAATCATCCCACTCTGCTGTCTGGAATTAGAGGGTGAGGCCGGTAGGTCAAAGGGCATGGCTTCCAAACAGAGATCTGCCGCCTTTGTGTTTAAATGCATCTCATATGGTCCATTAATGGGAATAATATCTGCAACACAGATGTATTTATGTGACTTTCATCCAAATAAAACTAATTAGGTGACAAATATCAAAATTTTGAACTCATAAAGAATAAATATCCCCAAAACATCTGGTATCCTGCTGTCCTAAATAGAGTTAAACTCTTCTAAACCCTTTGACTTCAATAAGtttaggagggtgtaactctgcttggaacAGCAGTGTAAAGTCTTTCTTTCTGATGAGAAATATCTCACCAGTTTCAGGTCAAGTGGATGGCATTTGTTATATGTTCAGATAAATTCTTAAAAACTCATCCTTACACAAGTATTTTGGAAACAGCTtggtatgtagaagaagaagagtttggatttatatcccccctttctctcctgcaaggagactcaaaggggtttataatctcctttccctcccgcccccgcccctaacaaacaccctgtaaagtgggtggggctgagagagctcagaagaaccgtgactcgcccaaagtcacccagctggcgtgttggagtgcacaggctaatctagttccccagataagcctccacagatcaagtggcagagcagggaatcaaacccgattctccagattagagtgtagatgctcttaaccactacgcaaccgCTGCTATAATGATCCAGCTTTTTTGAAGCCGGTTTAGGGAGGGAGATTCTCAACTTGGTTCTCAAAGTTTGAATGGAGGCACTCAGACTTTTGAAACGAAGGCTAGAACTATTTGAGAAGACGGAATCTTGACAGCTCAGATTGTTAAAATGGATACATTTCAAAGTAGTGCACAAATGGAGCTGGTGTTTGAATGATTCTCTTTGGGTCTCCCAGGTTCTCGCTGCCACCGGGATACAGACTGTGCGCCTGATGCTTGCTGTGCCCGACTCCACGGGGAGATGGTTTGCAAGAAACGGCTGCATTTAGGTGAAGGATGCTATATCCCCCAAGGAGGAATTGCATTCAGCTTGAACCAAGTGTGTCCCTGCCTAGAAGGGCTGGTTTGCAGAAGGACCCCTCCTAACCAACAGTAAGTAACCCCAGTGTATAATCCCAGATATGCAAGCttgttagtctgtagcagcaaagTGAAACAGGGCCCGgcgggcaccttaaagactagcattTTTGAGCCAgggctcacttcatcagatacactgGAGTGTACATGTATAGCAGTCATTTATACTTAGGCCggttatgcatggagtgctttccttGACATTCCTAGCCCCACCGTCcctccacagtggggtctccttgcatttccctgtttaaataGAAGGAGCTACCCCAGTGTCTGCCACGCGGCTCGGGATCAGCTGTTCCCACGTTGCTCTACTCAAAAGtcttgcctcccccctccttccagtccacaatatcaatataagcaatatcaatattgagagccagcatggtgtagtggtgaagagcaggtggattctaatctggagaaccgagtttgattccccactcctctgcctgtgtggctgaggctcatctggtgaaccagatgtgtttccacactcctacagtcctgctgggtgacctcgggctagtcactgttctctcaaccccacctacctcacaaggtgtctgttgtgaggagaggaagggaaaggagcttgtgcaagccaccttgagtctccttacaggagagaaaggtggggcataaatccaaactctaggaggaggttaagagctcgtgtatctaatctggaggaaccgggtttgattcccagctctgctgcctgagctgtgaaggcttatctggggaattcagattagcctgtacactcccacacacgccagctgggggaccttgggctagtcacagcttctcggagctctctcagccccacccacctcacagggtgtttgttgtgaggggggaagggcaaggagattgtaagcccctttgagtctcctacaggagagaaaggggggatataaatccaaactcctcttcttcttcctcttcttcctcttcttcctcttcctcttctttctcttcctcctctttttcttcctcctcttcctcctcctcctcctcttcttcctcctcctcctcctcctcttcttcttcttcctcttcttcttcttcttcttcctcttcctcctcttcctcttcctcttcctcttcctcttcttcttcttcttcttcttc
Encoded here:
- the LOC125444013 gene encoding dickkopf-related protein 1-like is translated as MVGQYCENGFSAVRKIPATLSEEGRKHFIFSSLLQPRAFMMKTHLCLIIVLLCSSPAAQGYIWAWMYSLPYQNPGEVASFKGSRPSAHQDLKVAVCSQETHCPHGFFCDHHFGLCLTLREEGEYCRRDAHCARGLSCMFGKCHTTVPGGQEGSRCHRDTDCAPDACCARLHGEMVCKKRLHLGEGCYIPQGGIAFSLNQVCPCLEGLVCRRTPPNQQAPSEYWPDKGDWRCQKK